The following coding sequences are from one Spea bombifrons isolate aSpeBom1 chromosome 13, aSpeBom1.2.pri, whole genome shotgun sequence window:
- the RPL27 gene encoding 60S ribosomal protein L27 has product MGKFMKPGKVVLVLAGRYAGRKAVIVKNIDDGTSDRQYSHALVAGIDRYPRKVTAPMGKKRIAKRSKIKSFVKVYNYNHLMPTRYSVDIPLDKAVVNKDVFRDPALKRKARREAKVKFEERYKTGKNKWFFQKLRF; this is encoded by the exons ATGGGCAAGTTTATGAAACCTGGTAAAGTTGTCCTAGTCCTTGCTGGACGTTACGCAGGCCGCAAAGCTGTCATTGTAAAG AATATTGATGATGGCACATCAGACCGACAGTATAGCCATGCCTTGGTTGCTGGCATAGACCGCTACCCTCGCAAGGTCACTGCCCCCATGGGTAAGAAGAGGATTGCAAAGAGGTCAAAGATCAAGTCTTTTGTAAAGGTGTACAACTACAATCACCTCATGCCAACCAG ATACTCTGTTGATATTCCTCTTGACAAGGCTGTGGTGAACAAGGATGTTTTCAGAGACCCTGCTCTTAAGCGTAAAGCTAGACGAGAGGCCAAAGTTAAATTTGAAGAGAG gTACAAAACCGGTAAAAACAAGTGGTTTTTCCAGAAACTGAGGTTCTAA